The region gtattttataacgtattatataacatatagtGAAATTGCGTGTATCAaacgtttcaaatatttcaaaaaatattatttggaaaaaagtaaaaacacatttatttttccataatatataagctacaaaaatttgtttttatgtaCGTGCTTTCttcttattacattatatttaaaaaattctgctttttatatttaacttaccGTATTTAtgttactataatatatatgatctgCACATTACTTTATGCTGAGAATGTAAATGAATTATCAAATCGCAAATTTCTTACCATCAGCTTTACGCAAAGTAAAGTAACAAGGAATGGTTTAATTATCCTGCTTAACTTGATGCACCATGCACATTGATCCGCAATAGActtatttgcttttatataaatctcataatctatatttgtctagatacgaataaaataacaagCCTATCATTGACAGGAAATTTCGATTTCGATTGTTATCGCACTTTTTGCGTAATTTATGAtaggattattaatataaaactgttGAAATAAACAACAAAGTAATTATTGCCTCTGCGACGATTTGCACACTATTTTTAGCGATCACTAGATCTTATCGATCGCAATTTGGCATTATATGCGATGCACATTCGTTGTTTATTGTCTACCggaaatataattacgattatataatatccttTTGAAATGTTCgcgtgttattatataaatataaaacttcttttatttttttaattttattatttattatttatttttggattaaTTTGGATTAACTTTGAATCTCTCGTTGTGTCACAAAcagtttacaataaattttcataacaacaattaaaatgtaaaatatcatcgaagtagcaaaataaataaaaattgcgactgaaaaaacgtaaaaaaatatattcaaattaaaaaaaatgctttgatCTAGATATCTGGTAATTGATCTTGATGCTTCATGATCTAggtatttattgaaattaattaaacgtagcaataataatacgcaaacatttcaaaaaaatattttgatcgtaAATGTATTTCCGATAGACAATAATAAACGATGAATGCGCATCGCATATAGTGTCGAATTGCGACTGAAGATCTAGCGATCGCAAAAAATAGTATGCAGATCGCAGAGACAAGACATTATAATTGcactgttatttattttaaaactttatgcaTTAAATCTTGTCACAAATTGCGCAAAAAGTGCGATAACAATCGAAATCGCATTACTTCCTGTCGACGATGGACTTTTTTTCCGCATCTGAACACGTAAACGCATGACAGATTATGGGATTTATATAAGAGCAAAGAAAGCTTCTACGACCCAATGTGCATCAAGTTAAGCAGAATGCTTAAGCTATTTCTCATTACTTTATTTTGTGCAACGCTGGTGGTAAGTAATTTGCGATGATAATTCATTCATAATCTCAGAGTAACATGCAAAATAACATGCAAATCATACGTAttgtattaacataaattaacggcaaattaattataaaaagtaaaattttttaaaatatactataataataagaaaaaagcacgtatgtaagaataaatttttatagcttatatattagaatggatgtaaataatgtatttttatttttttgcaaataatattttttgaaacattcaAAATGTTTGATTCACGCAATTTTActatacattacataatactgattattcaaattattagtGTTTtagtattagaaaataattataatataatattatttatattataatatcaattagattctacaaaaattatatccgtaaaataaaaaaatttaattgcccTTTCAGTTAGCCAATTCACCGGTCCAGAAGTTCCAAGATGTAAGTAAGATGCATAATTAAATggtttgaatatatatgttatgctttattttaatgaaattctcTTCTATTCgacaaaatttgaaacaaaaaaaataatttcttttatatttctatcggatatattataatatttatttgaagacaGGAGAAATGATGAACGGATTTGTCAATAATATGGCTGATCATTTTAAGGATCATGGTAGTAGTTTAGTGCGAGGATTGGCACAGCAAGAAGAAGGAGGAGTAGGAGCAGGAGCAGGAGCAGgagtagattttaattttggagGAGGTTTTGGAGCAGGTTTGGGAGGAAAATGGGGAAGAAAATGATAGAATCAGATCACAAAAATTATggtaaaatgaataatatatgctttataggtaaatgttttttaaactgCGGAGCGCGATCGATTTTATGAGTCGTTCgacagtttatttattatgtgtacatatttattatttaaaaagtttatgcatttatttcaataattattctatatataaaaattaattaataataataaaacaattaataaaattatatagttgaTATATATCTAGCTACTCACTAAtagtaatatcaattatttgaaatatttatagtctAGTCAACagcatttaaaattgcattaattattgcagcaattttatttttttatttgttggaGAGAATCATTAGTAGTCTAAATCCAGATTTTTGGGATTTTACCCTTGTTGCTTCAGCTATCTTGAATATAAGGGtgacttaatttttattaaataattcgcttattttcaactttagactaaaaatgataagaacCAAActtgtaggaaatttaattctctacaactttggacattagtattttttatcttacgaTCGATATCTTTCGACTTACACCTGAAAAAGAAggatgcaatttaattattatctcgtttattttaaactttaattaaacaataaagttgtaggaaataaaattttctattactgTGGTAAAAGTTgactatagaaaatatatatatatatatatatatatatataataaaaaatataacttgagTTTTATGTTGCAAAAAGCCACGCAGTTGTCAAATGattcgagagaaaaatttttttacttctctcttttcccttaCCATAGGCGTAGGGCCGAAAATATTAATCCTAGAAGAAAAAAGGTAAGAACCAAAATAGTAATAGGACCATAAtaggaaattttattctctacaGCTTTGTTTATTATCGTTTATAcgctaaagttaaaaataaacgagatAATACAATACTCAAATTTCACTCCCCTTTTTCAGATTTAagtcaaaaaatatcaattgtaaacaaaaaatgctAATGACCAAAgttatagagaattaaatttcctacaagTTTGGTTCTTACCATTTTTAGTCTAAAGTTGAAAATAAgcaagttatttaataaaaattaaatcactcTTAAATTCAAGATAGCGGCTGAAGTAACGAGGATGGAGTTCCGAAAATTTGGATTTAGACTATTAATGATCCCCTCCAacgaacaaaaaaataaaattgctggaataaattaatgcaattccAGCTCTTATTTTGGTCTAACCCGACTGGactattagaaatttatatcgtgtaaaattaatagtattataatttattattaattaatgatatatctaatatttaaaatattagtctcaaattaaatttgataaaagaaatttaaagaattaaatctaCTTTATTTTAGACTACTTTACTTATATACTTTagacgattatatataattcataacaaaaaatcccatttataaaaaattatatacaaaattaacaaaaaaatattgatattgaaaatagcgttatagattaatttgtatttattttataggtcCAATGTGGAGATAGTGAAGCCTATATTTGTAAGATAGATAAAAGTGATTTAGATCACTTTCACTCAACACTCAACATGACAttagaatattgaaatatgttgCACGCTTAAAAACCtcgataattttagaataataaaactttgcactgcatgatatttattataatatttattttattcgatccTATCCATACTTATTTTTAAGGAGGAATATCCGTTTAAccttgaaaaatgtatattttctaaattttttgtgCGCAacgattgataaaaaattttaattttttttacaatattattaactatttaaataaaaattttcaacttaaaaacaattcttttttaaaagatgcAAATATTTGTTGAGCTCCTTCAATTTTGCAGTGTGCATGAAAACGTTCTctcatatttgaaataaaaaatagtttctttttattaaaattattaatagctaTTTGCTATTCAAGcgttttttccaaatttaaaaatagggaAATGGCAACGtactaaaaaaagttttgtttttttttaagaccattttgtttataacaaaaaatgggGATTcggattaaaaaagatttcgttAGCAGATGCGGTTTATTAGAAACtcatatgcaaaatttgaaatcaatCCATCGAACGTAACACGAGTTTTCATGCACactgtgaaaatataaatctgcaaatattcgtgtaacatacaaaattttttttaagctaaaattttttatttaggtacttaataatattgcattaatattgtaaaaaaataaaaagtttttatcaagatgttgcgctgcaaaaaaatctagaaaatatattttttaagaattcaaataagtatatattaacaaaaccgaaacaatttataaaaactttttaattttaatatacacatataatgtatttttcgttattaaatttttcttctttcttctatctaataaaaataaattttaaatgttacatattattatttaatatttttaattattaataattatatttaatattatttaatattacttaataatattttaaatattaattttaaatattatataatattatattaaaaattataaaataaatatataaaatataaattttaaattgtaaatattagaCAAAGAGTATACGTATATTTGATGTATTTCTAACGTATTTTAATGAATGTTTGGATTATACCTATTTACTGTCAAGTAGGCTGTCACACATCGGAAGAAAACAGTATGTTTGTGTACACATTagcgtaaatatatttgaaataagctGTCGATTACCAAgagcaattattttgttaccaAGCGCTTAACAATGCCATCGAGTGGTTATGgtaacaaaatatgtaattgatttacattttttactatatacacCGCCtcggatttatatatttatttatgcattctttttattgtcgTGATATCATTAATAAGAACTCGAAGTGGGCCGAAACGTATGTGTAtgattaatcttatattattatatatgttttaacatttaattaaatattattcgagcATTACGCTGTAATTACTGCGTCTGCTTTTACTGAcctttccttctcttcttaTTGATATCATTCAaacctcttttattttttaacttgtttTTGGAATAATTTGGAATAACTTGGAATCTCACATTGTGTcacaaaacaataaattttcataacaaCAATTAAAAGGTAAGATTATCAAGgtggaaaaaataagaaataaaaattgcaatttatgaggctttaaaaaaaataaagaaaataaaaaaaattgctttgcaCTTTTCAAGATCATatctagatattttattaaaattaattaaacgtagcttaataatatgtatacatctaaaaaaaatactatctaATCGTAAATGTATTTCTGGTAGACAATAAATAACGAATGCGCATCGCATATAGTGTCGAATGGATTGATAAGATCTGGCGATCGCAAAAAATAGTGTGCAGATCGTCGCAgaagcaattataattacagaGGCACATTATAATTACACTGTTATTTCAA is a window of Cataglyphis hispanica isolate Lineage 1 chromosome 4, ULB_Chis1_1.0, whole genome shotgun sequence DNA encoding:
- the LOC126848591 gene encoding uncharacterized protein LOC126848591 isoform X2, which translates into the protein MCIKLSRMLKLFLITLFCATLVLANSPVQKFQDTGEMMNGFVNNMADHFKDHGSSLVRGLAQQEEGGVGAGAGAGVDFNFGGGFGAGLGGKWGRK
- the LOC126848591 gene encoding uncharacterized protein LOC126848591 isoform X5, which codes for MCIKLSRMLKLFLITLFCATLVLANSPVQKFQDDHGSSLVRGLAQQEEGGVGAGAGAGVDFNFGGGFGAGLGGKWGRK